In Fibrobacter sp., a single genomic region encodes these proteins:
- a CDS encoding DUF3791 domain-containing protein: MLNKYKIPYINMCIRLFAKRFQLTLQVAAEYLCQFKGIRFLDEHYAVEHLLPTDEALDDLVVICKRNGGTIG, encoded by the coding sequence ATGTTGAACAAGTATAAAATCCCGTATATAAACATGTGCATCAGGCTTTTTGCCAAGCGTTTTCAGCTTACCCTGCAGGTGGCGGCTGAATACCTGTGCCAGTTTAAGGGGATTCGTTTTCTTGACGAACATTACGCAGTGGAACATCTTCTCCCAACGGACGAGGCCCTTGACGACCTGGTTGTCATCTGCAAGCGAAACGGGGGTACAATCGGATGA
- a CDS encoding DUF3990 domain-containing protein, producing the protein MILYHGTNAEFTTIDLSKTKPYKDFGRGFYVTDIREQALELAKKRSDIWGGNPVVQEYFFDENELASENLKVMRFDGPTKEWADFIFKNRSRSQQFQNPFDIVQGPIADDGVAYLLNLYEDGLRTLDELAKELEYKNLNNQFCFLTEKALGYLRRQG; encoded by the coding sequence ATGATTCTATATCATGGAACCAACGCGGAATTTACGACGATTGACCTGAGTAAGACGAAACCTTACAAGGATTTCGGCAGGGGTTTCTATGTTACCGACATTCGTGAACAGGCTCTAGAATTGGCGAAAAAACGTTCAGACATCTGGGGTGGAAATCCTGTTGTCCAGGAATATTTTTTTGACGAGAATGAACTTGCATCCGAAAATCTCAAGGTTATGCGGTTTGATGGTCCTACAAAGGAATGGGCAGACTTTATCTTCAAGAATAGAAGTCGTTCACAACAGTTTCAGAACCCCTTTGACATTGTTCAGGGACCGATTGCGGACGATGGCGTTGCGTATCTTCTGAACTTGTATGAAGATGGTTTGAGAACTCTCGATGAATTGGCGAAGGAGCTAGAGTACAAGAACCTGAACAATCAGTTCTGTTTTTTGACAGAGAAGGCTCTAGGTTATTTACGGAGGCAAGGTTAA
- a CDS encoding nucleotidyltransferase family protein, whose amino-acid sequence MDFSRYDNFFLLLRIALGCPGASVGAFPRLSADEWERIYNEADRQTLLGLAFDGVMKLPQELRPPMELMFQWASEAETVRGLNELLNKECALQTNFFEKENFQTAILKGQANARLYPNPLCRQPGDIDIWVSGGKKRVVEFLGQHGLKNRGYSTKHHVHLPKNKDGVDVEVHFTPSSGNMNPFSTRRLVKFLNGELSCRERTPEGYYVPNVKFALAMQLSHVHRHFVTGGVGLRQLLDYYILLRSSSVEDRNEISRRLGSLGLSHAAAAIMWVLRQTLGLDESLMLCKPDSFRGEWMLKDILKNGNFGYHSEKVRLKWLYWWFGKRRDSLKYFRYDAVETIWAEIAYWIDFFSKVSLRIKYRRISLRDIQF is encoded by the coding sequence GTGGATTTTTCCCGATACGATAATTTTTTCCTTCTGTTGCGTATTGCGCTTGGGTGTCCGGGGGCAAGTGTTGGCGCGTTTCCGCGGCTGTCTGCGGATGAGTGGGAACGCATTTACAACGAGGCGGACCGGCAGACTCTTCTGGGGCTTGCGTTTGACGGGGTGATGAAGTTGCCCCAGGAACTGCGCCCTCCCATGGAACTGATGTTCCAGTGGGCCAGCGAGGCGGAGACTGTGCGCGGTCTAAATGAACTCTTGAACAAAGAATGTGCTCTTCAAACGAACTTCTTTGAAAAAGAAAATTTCCAAACTGCTATTCTGAAAGGGCAGGCCAACGCTAGACTTTACCCGAATCCGCTCTGTCGGCAGCCGGGAGACATCGACATCTGGGTGTCAGGCGGAAAGAAACGTGTTGTAGAGTTTCTTGGTCAACATGGTCTCAAGAATCGTGGCTATTCTACAAAACATCATGTACACTTGCCCAAAAATAAAGATGGGGTTGACGTAGAAGTTCACTTTACTCCTTCGTCGGGAAACATGAATCCCTTTTCAACAAGACGATTAGTGAAATTTTTGAATGGCGAACTTTCTTGTCGGGAACGGACTCCTGAGGGCTACTATGTTCCGAACGTTAAATTTGCCTTGGCGATGCAGTTGTCTCATGTCCATCGTCATTTTGTCACAGGTGGTGTTGGCCTGCGTCAATTGCTGGATTATTACATTCTCCTTAGAAGTTCATCTGTCGAAGACAGAAATGAAATATCTCGTCGTCTAGGTTCCTTGGGGTTGTCTCATGCCGCCGCGGCAATCATGTGGGTCCTTCGGCAAACTCTCGGGCTTGATGAATCGTTGATGCTCTGCAAACCGGATTCATTCCGCGGAGAGTGGATGTTGAAGGATATTTTGAAAAACGGGAACTTTGGATACCACTCTGAAAAAGTCCGTTTGAAATGGCTCTATTGGTGGTTTGGCAAAAGACGGGATTCCCTGAAATATTTCCGCTACGATGCTGTAGAAACCATATGGGCGGAAATCGCCTATTGGATTGATTTTTTCAGTAAAGTTTCTCTTCGAATCAAGTATCGCAGAATATCTTTGCGGGATATCCAGTTTTAG